In the genome of Paenibacillus sp. FSL R5-0766, one region contains:
- a CDS encoding YvcK family protein, which produces MKEAGPRRERPRIVVMGGGTGLSVMLRGLKEKPLDITAIVTVADDGGSSGILRNELQMPPPGDIRNVLTALADVEPLLSDMLKYRFNTGAGLAGHSLGNLILAAMTDISGDFVTAVRELSRVFAVRGEVLPAAGQAVVLHAEMEDGTIITGESKIPEAGGRIKRVFLEPDHVEPLPEAVEAIRQADAILIGPGSLYTSILPNLLVPKLAEAVVEADAVKMFICNVMTQPGETDNYTVSDHLKAVHEHIGHQLFDYVIVNNGDIPLQVQNKYAEKGAKPVVLDMNVLESAGYQVVADTLVLFKTYLRHDADKLSHHIYQLVQNWMLRKR; this is translated from the coding sequence ATGAAAGAGGCCGGACCACGAAGAGAACGTCCGAGAATAGTTGTAATGGGCGGCGGAACCGGATTATCCGTGATGTTGCGCGGTTTGAAAGAGAAGCCGCTGGATATCACGGCCATCGTCACAGTTGCAGATGACGGTGGAAGTTCAGGCATCCTGCGCAATGAGCTACAGATGCCGCCTCCGGGCGACATTCGCAACGTGCTTACGGCACTGGCTGATGTAGAACCATTGCTTTCAGATATGTTAAAGTATCGTTTCAATACAGGCGCGGGGCTTGCAGGCCACAGCTTGGGGAATTTAATTTTGGCTGCAATGACGGATATTTCGGGCGACTTTGTGACCGCGGTGCGGGAACTTAGCCGCGTGTTTGCCGTTCGAGGTGAGGTATTACCAGCTGCTGGTCAGGCCGTTGTGTTGCATGCGGAGATGGAAGATGGGACAATTATTACAGGTGAGTCCAAAATCCCTGAGGCGGGTGGACGCATCAAACGTGTTTTCCTTGAACCGGATCACGTGGAGCCGTTGCCAGAGGCAGTAGAGGCCATTCGTCAAGCTGACGCCATTCTGATCGGGCCAGGCAGCCTCTATACAAGCATCCTTCCCAATCTGCTCGTACCTAAGCTGGCTGAGGCTGTGGTAGAGGCTGATGCGGTGAAGATGTTTATCTGTAATGTTATGACACAGCCGGGAGAAACAGATAACTATACGGTAAGTGACCACCTTAAGGCGGTACACGAGCATATAGGTCATCAGCTCTTCGACTATGTTATCGTAAATAATGGTGATATTCCGCTGCAAGTGCAAAATAAGTATGCGGAAAAAGGAGCAAAACCGGTTGTACTGGATATGAATGTACTCGAAAGTGCCGGCTATCAGGTGGTTGCAGATACCCTTGTTCTGTTCAAAACCTATCTGCGTCATGATGCCGACAAGTTAAGTCATCACATCTACCAACTGGTACAAAATTGGATGTTACGGAAGAGGTGA
- the tpiA gene encoding triose-phosphate isomerase produces the protein MRTPIIAGNWKMFKTVSESNDFIQEVKGKAEVEGVETVICAPFTNLPSLVEAVKGTNIKIGAQNLHFEDNGAFTGEISGVMLKDLGVDYVIIGHSERRQYFAETDETVNKKLHAAFRHGLTPIFCLGETLEEREANQTKDVCKVQTVAAFAGLSAEQAAQVVIAYEPIWAIGTGKSSTSQDANEVIAYIRTLVKDLYNETVASAVRIQYGGSVKPENVTEYLGQSDIDGALVGGASLQPASFIALVEGAK, from the coding sequence ATGAGAACACCGATTATCGCAGGTAACTGGAAAATGTTCAAAACGGTTTCCGAATCCAATGACTTCATTCAGGAAGTTAAAGGAAAAGCGGAAGTTGAAGGCGTGGAGACTGTAATCTGCGCACCGTTTACAAATCTGCCATCCCTGGTAGAAGCCGTTAAAGGCACAAACATCAAAATTGGTGCACAAAATCTTCACTTTGAAGATAACGGTGCATTCACAGGTGAAATCAGCGGCGTGATGCTGAAAGACCTGGGTGTGGATTATGTCATTATTGGTCACTCGGAGCGCCGTCAATATTTTGCGGAAACCGATGAGACTGTCAATAAAAAGTTGCATGCAGCATTCCGTCACGGATTGACTCCAATCTTTTGCCTTGGTGAGACGCTTGAAGAGCGTGAAGCGAACCAAACAAAAGACGTATGCAAAGTGCAAACAGTAGCTGCTTTTGCAGGTCTGTCTGCAGAGCAAGCGGCACAAGTTGTTATCGCTTATGAGCCAATCTGGGCGATTGGTACAGGCAAATCCTCCACTTCCCAAGATGCGAATGAAGTTATTGCTTACATCCGTACACTGGTGAAGGATCTGTACAACGAGACGGTTGCGAGTGCAGTTCGTATTCAATACGGCGGCAGTGTTAAACCGGAAAACGTAACAGAATACCTCGGACAAAGCGACATCGACGGCGCACTTGTTGGCGGTGCCAGCTTGCAGCCGGCTTCGTTCATCGCGCTTGTTGAGGGGGCGAAGTAA
- a CDS encoding phosphoglycerate kinase has protein sequence MNKKSVRDIELTGKRAFVRVDFNVPLEDGKITDDKRIRATLPTINFLIEKGAKVILASHMGRPNGEVVESLRLTPAAERLSELLGKTVVKADDSVGDAVKAQIAELNNGDVLLLENVRFHAGEEKNDSELAKQFAELADVFVNDAFGAAHRAHASTEGIAHLLPAVSGLLMEKELEVLGKAISNPERPFTAIIGGSKVKDKIDVIDNLLNIADNVIIGGGLTYTFFKAQGHEIGQSLLDDSKLDVALGFIEKAKKLGKNFYLPVDIVVSDDFSAKANTQIVDIDGIPADWEGIDIGPKTREIYADVIKNSKLVVWNGPMGVFEIEPFSHGTRAVAEACAETEAYTVIGGGDSAAAAEKFKLADKMNHISTGGGASLEFMEGKVLPGVVALNDK, from the coding sequence ATGAACAAAAAAAGTGTACGCGATATCGAATTGACAGGAAAACGGGCTTTTGTCCGTGTAGATTTCAATGTGCCGCTCGAAGATGGTAAAATTACAGATGACAAACGTATTCGTGCAACGCTTCCTACAATCAACTTCTTGATTGAAAAAGGCGCTAAGGTCATTTTGGCAAGTCACATGGGTCGTCCTAACGGCGAAGTGGTTGAATCCTTGCGTTTGACTCCAGCAGCTGAGCGTTTGTCTGAATTGCTTGGTAAAACAGTTGTTAAAGCTGACGATTCCGTTGGTGACGCTGTTAAAGCTCAAATCGCTGAACTGAACAACGGCGACGTATTGTTGCTTGAAAACGTTCGTTTCCACGCAGGCGAAGAGAAAAACGATTCGGAACTCGCAAAACAATTCGCTGAACTGGCTGACGTTTTCGTTAATGATGCGTTTGGCGCGGCTCACAGAGCACACGCTTCGACTGAAGGAATCGCTCACTTGCTTCCAGCAGTGTCCGGTTTGTTGATGGAGAAAGAACTTGAAGTGTTGGGTAAAGCAATCTCCAACCCTGAGCGTCCTTTCACAGCTATCATTGGTGGATCCAAAGTTAAGGACAAAATCGATGTAATCGACAACCTGCTGAACATTGCAGACAACGTAATCATCGGTGGCGGTCTGACTTACACGTTCTTCAAAGCACAAGGACATGAAATTGGACAATCCTTGCTGGATGATTCCAAACTTGATGTTGCTCTCGGTTTTATTGAAAAAGCGAAAAAATTGGGCAAAAACTTCTACCTGCCGGTAGATATCGTAGTGTCTGACGATTTCAGTGCGAAAGCAAACACACAAATCGTTGACATCGATGGCATCCCAGCAGATTGGGAAGGTATCGACATCGGTCCTAAAACACGTGAGATCTATGCTGACGTTATCAAAAACTCCAAATTGGTTGTATGGAACGGACCAATGGGCGTATTTGAAATCGAGCCATTCTCCCACGGTACTCGTGCAGTAGCAGAAGCTTGCGCTGAGACAGAAGCTTACACTGTAATTGGTGGCGGTGACTCCGCAGCAGCAGCTGAGAAGTTCAAATTGGCTGACAAGATGAACCACATCTCTACAGGTGGTGGTGCATCGCTCGAGTTCATGGAAGGTAAAGTACTTCCAGGCGTAGTGGCATTGAACGACAAGTAA
- a CDS encoding sugar-binding domain-containing protein, with translation MRTILEIQKQLLPDLMDILKKRYTILQQIMLSDVIGRRTLANSMQMTERVLRAETDLLKAQGLIEIDSAGMKISEAGYDLLQQLEPVAKELFGLSELEERIKQAYGLQKVVVVPGDSDVSPFAKRELGRAGAKALGNIMSDNDVVAVTGGSTTAEVAEQLTPPTSLKGVWFVPARGGLGESLEIQANTIASTMAKRVGAQYKLLHVPDLLSDHAYESLIQDPSVQEILQLIRQSRIVIHGIGDAVEMAKRRKLATEIIDELQEQGAVSESFGYYFNDQGEVVHTMLTLGMRLQDIERTDVVIGIAGGKSKAAAIHSVLRFGQEDILIIDEAAAEVIVAEME, from the coding sequence ATGCGAACGATTTTAGAAATACAAAAGCAGCTTCTGCCTGATCTCATGGATATCTTGAAAAAGAGGTATACGATTCTGCAACAGATCATGTTATCGGATGTGATCGGACGGAGAACGTTAGCTAATTCCATGCAGATGACCGAGCGGGTTCTGAGGGCTGAGACCGATCTGTTAAAGGCTCAGGGACTTATTGAAATTGACAGTGCAGGAATGAAGATCAGCGAGGCAGGGTATGATTTGCTGCAGCAGTTAGAGCCCGTAGCCAAAGAGTTGTTCGGATTATCCGAGCTGGAAGAGCGCATCAAGCAAGCCTACGGTCTGCAAAAGGTAGTTGTGGTTCCTGGTGATTCGGACGTTTCTCCATTTGCCAAAAGGGAACTGGGCAGAGCCGGAGCGAAGGCTCTCGGCAATATCATGAGTGACAACGACGTTGTCGCCGTTACTGGCGGTTCAACAACGGCCGAAGTCGCAGAGCAACTGACTCCGCCAACATCGCTCAAAGGTGTCTGGTTTGTACCAGCACGCGGTGGACTTGGAGAAAGCCTTGAAATTCAGGCTAATACGATCGCATCCACAATGGCAAAACGGGTAGGGGCGCAATACAAACTCCTGCATGTACCGGATTTGCTCAGTGATCATGCCTATGAATCATTAATCCAGGACCCTAGTGTTCAGGAGATTCTGCAGCTGATCAGGCAATCACGGATTGTTATTCATGGAATTGGTGATGCCGTAGAGATGGCCAAAAGACGCAAACTTGCGACGGAGATTATAGATGAACTTCAGGAGCAAGGGGCCGTATCTGAATCTTTCGGTTATTACTTTAATGATCAGGGTGAGGTTGTACATACCATGCTTACACTGGGTATGCGACTTCAGGATATTGAACGAACCGATGTTGTAATTGGAATTGCAGGTGGCAAAAGCAAAGCTGCTGCAATACACTCCGTGTTGCGATTTGGTCAGGAAGATATTCTGATTATTGATGAGGCTGCTGCCGAAGTCATCGTTGCTGAAATGGAATAA
- the clpP gene encoding ATP-dependent Clp endopeptidase proteolytic subunit ClpP produces MSFIPMVVEQSNRGERAYDIYSRLLKDRIIFLGSDVNDVVANAIMAQMLFLAAEDPEKDIHLYINSPGGSITAGMAIYDTMQFIKPDVSTICVGMAASMGAFLLNAGAKGKRFALPNSEIMIHQPLGGAQGQASDIEIRARRILKMRDTLNRIISERSGQPLERIEKDTDRDYFMSAAEAADYGIIDKVIENVGSQGI; encoded by the coding sequence GTGAGTTTTATTCCAATGGTCGTTGAACAGAGCAACCGGGGTGAGCGCGCCTACGACATCTACTCCAGATTGCTGAAGGATCGTATTATTTTCCTTGGTAGCGATGTTAATGACGTAGTGGCTAATGCCATTATGGCACAGATGTTGTTCCTGGCTGCGGAAGATCCGGAGAAAGACATTCACTTATACATCAACAGCCCAGGCGGATCGATTACAGCCGGTATGGCGATTTACGATACAATGCAATTCATCAAACCGGATGTATCTACCATCTGTGTAGGTATGGCGGCTTCCATGGGTGCATTCTTGTTGAATGCCGGTGCAAAAGGTAAACGTTTTGCATTACCAAACAGTGAAATTATGATTCACCAACCACTTGGTGGTGCACAAGGTCAGGCTTCTGACATCGAAATCCGTGCTCGTCGCATTTTGAAAATGCGTGATACGTTGAACCGCATCATCTCTGAGCGTTCAGGTCAACCGCTGGAGCGGATTGAGAAAGATACAGATCGTGACTACTTCATGAGTGCTGCTGAAGCCGCCGATTACGGTATCATTGATAAAGTCATCGAAAACGTAGGTTCCCAAGGTATCTAA
- the whiA gene encoding DNA-binding protein WhiA, which yields MSFAAQTKKELTMIESEPCCEKAELSALIRMLGAVQLSNKKVILDISTENAAIARRAYSLLKKHFQVHTELLVRKKMRLKKNNVYIVRIPTMVQEILNSLHIVSEGFLFTPGINTELFQQNCCKRAYLRGAFLAGGSVNNPEGSSYHLEIASMYEEHCQALVDLANEFHLNARCIERKKGFILYIKEGEKIIELLSIIGAHQALFKFEDVRIMRDMRNSVNRIVNCETANLNKTIGAAVRQIDNIRLLQKEVGLESLPEKLREVAEVRLAHPDINLKEVGELLKGTVSKSGVNHRLRKIDELAEKVRAERYG from the coding sequence ATGTCGTTTGCAGCACAGACCAAAAAAGAGTTAACCATGATCGAGAGCGAACCGTGCTGCGAAAAGGCGGAACTTTCAGCCCTCATCCGTATGCTTGGTGCAGTGCAGTTATCGAATAAAAAAGTGATCTTGGATATTTCGACGGAGAATGCCGCCATTGCAAGACGGGCATACTCTCTGCTTAAAAAGCATTTTCAAGTGCATACGGAATTACTGGTCCGCAAAAAAATGCGGCTGAAAAAGAACAATGTATATATTGTTCGTATTCCAACCATGGTACAGGAGATTCTCAATAGTCTTCATATTGTATCGGAAGGTTTTCTGTTTACGCCAGGGATTAATACGGAGTTATTTCAGCAGAACTGTTGTAAACGGGCCTATCTTCGCGGTGCATTTCTGGCCGGTGGATCGGTTAATAATCCGGAAGGTTCCTCGTACCATCTGGAGATTGCGTCCATGTATGAAGAGCACTGTCAGGCACTGGTGGACCTTGCCAATGAATTTCATCTGAATGCCCGGTGTATAGAACGGAAAAAAGGATTCATCCTATACATTAAGGAAGGCGAGAAAATCATTGAGCTGCTCAGCATCATTGGTGCTCATCAGGCCTTGTTCAAGTTTGAGGATGTACGAATTATGCGCGACATGCGTAACTCCGTTAACCGGATTGTCAATTGTGAGACGGCCAACCTGAACAAAACCATTGGAGCCGCGGTAAGACAAATCGATAATATCCGGTTGTTACAAAAGGAAGTTGGTCTGGAATCGCTGCCTGAGAAGCTTCGCGAAGTGGCGGAGGTTCGACTCGCTCATCCGGATATCAACTTGAAGGAAGTTGGCGAGCTCCTTAAAGGTACAGTCAGCAAGTCGGGAGTGAACCATCGGCTTCGTAAAATTGATGAGCTGGCTGAGAAAGTGCGCGCAGAACGTTATGGTTAA
- a CDS encoding HPr family phosphocarrier protein: MTKHPVVVRLKTGLHARPAALFVQEANKYSSEVFVEKDDKKVNAKSIMGIMSLAISTGTEIQISAEGADAEQAVNALVSLVSKEELENQ; the protein is encoded by the coding sequence ATGACAAAGCACCCGGTAGTTGTCCGTTTGAAAACGGGTCTCCATGCCAGACCTGCGGCACTGTTCGTTCAAGAAGCGAATAAGTACTCGTCTGAAGTGTTCGTCGAGAAGGACGACAAAAAAGTTAATGCAAAAAGTATCATGGGGATCATGAGCCTTGCGATTAGCACAGGTACGGAAATCCAGATTAGTGCAGAAGGCGCGGATGCCGAACAGGCTGTAAACGCTTTAGTTAGTCTGGTAAGCAAGGAAGAGCTCGAAAACCAATAA
- a CDS encoding SIMPL domain-containing protein (The SIMPL domain is named for its presence in mouse protein SIMPL (signalling molecule that associates with mouse pelle-like kinase). Bacterial member BP26, from Brucella, was shown to assemble into a channel-like structure, while YggE from E. coli has been associated with resistance to oxidative stress.) has protein sequence MGKQWMKPFGAVLVASTLLVGGTAWVAPGNYAYAAEVQGVQQNVINVVGKGEIQVKPDIAYLSIGVNSTAETAASAQKANAAKVQKVSNLLKNTWKISADDIQTSQFSVQPNYTYSEKDGQQIKGYTAHHTLTVTYREMDKIGELLDAASGAGANNIENVRFTVENPESYESQVIEKAVANADVKAGAIAKAVKRQLGAVLSVSQGDANVPVFYASEALMSKAQDTAGGTEIETGQVKVITILNITYEMK, from the coding sequence ATGGGTAAACAATGGATGAAACCGTTTGGTGCGGTGCTGGTGGCAAGTACGTTGCTTGTTGGAGGAACAGCATGGGTTGCACCAGGTAACTATGCTTACGCTGCAGAGGTTCAGGGAGTACAACAGAATGTGATTAATGTTGTGGGTAAAGGTGAGATTCAGGTGAAGCCTGATATCGCTTATCTGTCCATTGGTGTGAACAGTACTGCAGAGACAGCTGCATCTGCTCAAAAAGCGAATGCTGCCAAAGTTCAAAAGGTATCCAACTTGCTGAAAAATACGTGGAAGATCAGTGCAGACGACATTCAAACGAGTCAGTTCTCTGTACAACCAAACTATACGTATAGCGAAAAAGACGGACAGCAAATTAAAGGATATACAGCGCATCATACGCTGACAGTCACATATCGTGAGATGGACAAGATTGGCGAATTGCTCGATGCTGCTTCGGGGGCAGGTGCCAACAACATTGAAAACGTGCGCTTTACTGTAGAAAATCCGGAAAGTTATGAGTCCCAAGTGATTGAGAAAGCTGTTGCCAATGCAGATGTGAAAGCTGGCGCTATTGCAAAAGCAGTTAAACGTCAACTGGGTGCTGTTCTTTCGGTGAGCCAAGGTGATGCCAATGTGCCTGTATTCTATGCAAGCGAGGCGTTGATGTCCAAAGCACAAGATACAGCAGGTGGCACTGAGATTGAAACAGGCCAGGTTAAAGTAATTACAATTCTGAATATCACGTATGAAATGAAATAA
- the gap gene encoding type I glyceraldehyde-3-phosphate dehydrogenase, giving the protein MIKVGINGFGRIGRLAFRRIQNVAGIEVVAINDLTDAKMLAHLLKYDTTQGRFDGDVEVHDGFFKVNGKEVKVLANRNPEELPWGDLGVDIVLECTGFFTTKEAAEKHLKGGAKKVVISAPATGDMKTIVYNVNHEILDGTETVISGASCTTNCLAPMAKTLQDKFGIVQGLMTTIHAYTGDQNTLDAPHPKGDFRRARAAAENIIPNTTGAAKAIGLVIPELQGILDGAAQRVPVATGSLTELVTVLNKKVTAEEVNAAMQEASDPETFGYTEDEIVSSDIQGITFGSLFDATQTKVLTVGDQQLVKTVAWYDNEMSYTAQLVRTLEHFAKMIK; this is encoded by the coding sequence ATGATTAAAGTAGGTATTAACGGTTTTGGACGTATTGGACGCTTGGCATTCCGCCGTATTCAAAATGTAGCAGGCATCGAGGTAGTAGCAATCAATGACTTGACTGACGCTAAAATGCTCGCTCATTTGCTCAAATATGATACAACTCAAGGTCGCTTCGATGGCGATGTTGAAGTACACGATGGTTTCTTCAAAGTGAACGGCAAAGAAGTTAAAGTATTGGCTAACCGTAACCCGGAAGAACTTCCTTGGGGCGACCTGGGCGTAGATATCGTTCTGGAATGTACTGGTTTCTTCACAACGAAAGAAGCAGCTGAGAAACACTTGAAAGGTGGAGCTAAGAAAGTTGTTATCTCCGCACCAGCTACTGGCGACATGAAAACCATCGTTTACAACGTAAACCATGAAATCCTCGACGGTACTGAAACTGTAATCTCCGGCGCATCTTGCACAACAAACTGCCTGGCACCTATGGCAAAAACACTGCAAGACAAATTCGGAATCGTTCAAGGTTTGATGACTACAATTCACGCTTACACTGGCGACCAAAACACGTTGGATGCTCCACACCCTAAAGGTGACTTCCGTCGTGCTCGCGCAGCAGCTGAAAACATCATCCCTAACACAACTGGTGCTGCTAAAGCAATCGGTCTGGTAATCCCAGAACTGCAAGGAATCCTTGATGGTGCAGCTCAACGTGTACCAGTAGCTACTGGTTCCCTGACTGAGCTCGTAACTGTTCTGAACAAAAAAGTAACTGCTGAAGAAGTTAACGCAGCTATGCAAGAAGCTTCCGATCCAGAAACTTTCGGATACACAGAAGACGAAATCGTATCTTCCGATATCCAAGGAATCACTTTCGGTTCCCTGTTTGATGCCACTCAAACTAAAGTTCTGACTGTTGGCGACCAACAATTGGTTAAAACTGTAGCTTGGTATGACAATGAAATGTCCTACACTGCACAATTGGTTCGCACTTTGGAGCACTTTGCAAAAATGATTAAGTAA
- a CDS encoding stalk domain-containing protein, producing MTSWKKWTSALLAAGIIVGSGSVWQDSVQAASVSSKVTTPAEVTLKSGGKTLTQKGLLQGGSTWVSLTAVKDVAGGMLKYDAKTKSYTVTAANNAMTVSLMDGQPNVYINGYYPQVEAKLIQGRLYIPFSAMRDYLGVQGDWDGKTKTLTLSKVKQNNVKVKAATVNVTVKNAIVDVQYPQVSGLASKEAEVAINKVLKDEVDAHVAAFKKQTSEFGGATADRPYAFESSYVVTYNEKGVLGLITQRYEDYAGAHGMTYRTGHTFALDTGKELTLDDVLQNNKTMRETLGKKVGDQLKARGGYLDGYKGLNKDQDFYVTPTGVVVFFQLYEYTAYAEGFPEMPFTYKELLPKGTEPFSNVTGSK from the coding sequence ATGACATCATGGAAAAAATGGACAAGTGCGTTGCTCGCGGCAGGAATTATTGTAGGTAGCGGTTCGGTGTGGCAAGACTCGGTTCAGGCAGCATCGGTATCCTCGAAAGTGACAACCCCGGCTGAGGTAACTCTAAAATCGGGTGGAAAAACACTGACTCAAAAAGGACTTCTTCAAGGTGGCTCAACTTGGGTATCTCTTACGGCAGTTAAAGATGTGGCAGGTGGAATGCTGAAATATGATGCGAAAACCAAGTCATATACGGTAACAGCAGCCAACAATGCGATGACCGTTAGCCTGATGGATGGACAGCCAAACGTTTATATTAACGGTTATTACCCTCAGGTGGAAGCGAAATTGATTCAGGGTCGATTGTATATCCCATTCTCGGCAATGAGAGATTATCTGGGTGTACAGGGAGATTGGGATGGCAAAACCAAAACGTTGACCCTCAGCAAGGTGAAACAAAATAACGTGAAAGTTAAAGCGGCAACAGTCAATGTTACGGTGAAAAATGCTATTGTGGATGTTCAATATCCGCAAGTGAGTGGCCTTGCGAGCAAAGAAGCTGAGGTGGCGATCAACAAAGTATTGAAAGATGAAGTGGATGCTCATGTAGCTGCCTTCAAGAAACAAACATCTGAATTCGGCGGTGCAACGGCCGACCGTCCATATGCATTTGAGAGCTCTTATGTAGTGACATATAACGAAAAAGGCGTGTTGGGACTCATTACACAACGATACGAGGATTATGCTGGCGCTCACGGGATGACATACCGTACGGGCCACACCTTTGCACTGGACACAGGTAAGGAGCTTACGTTAGATGATGTGCTGCAAAATAACAAAACCATGCGCGAGACGTTGGGTAAAAAAGTGGGCGATCAACTGAAAGCCCGCGGTGGATACCTCGACGGTTATAAAGGGTTAAATAAAGATCAAGATTTCTATGTGACACCAACGGGTGTAGTTGTGTTCTTCCAGTTGTATGAATATACGGCGTACGCAGAGGGCTTCCCTGAAATGCCATTTACGTATAAAGAGCTTCTCCCTAAAGGCACAGAACCTTTCAGTAATGTAACTGGAAGCAAGTAA
- the gpmI gene encoding 2,3-bisphosphoglycerate-independent phosphoglycerate mutase, with product MTAPKPVALIIMDGFGLRNTVEGNAVAQAKKPNYDRFMSQFPHTTLTACGEAVGLPEGQMGNSEVGHLNIGAGRIVYQDLTRISKSIRDGEFYDNETLVKAVREAKQSGKKLHLYGLLSDGGVHSHIDHLFAMLDLAKKEEMNDVYIHAFMDGRDVMPDSGKDFMQKLIAKIEEVGVGKIATVQGRYYAMDRDKRWERVEKSYRAIVYGDGPKYTDPLKAVEESYEKSVFDEFVEPTVIVKADGEPVGLVESGDSVIFLNFRPDRAIQLSQVFTNQDFRGFDRGPKFPVGLHFVCLTLFSETVEGYVAYSPKNLDNTLGEVLVQNNKKQLRIAETEKYPHVTFFFSGGRDVELPGETRVLINSPKVATYDLQPEMSAYEVADACVREIEADKHDAIILNFANPDMVGHSGMLEPTIKAVEVTDECMGRVVDAVLAKGGVVLITADHGNADMVFDEKGRPFTAHTTNPVPFIVTDANVTLREGGILADIAPTILDLMQLPKPAEMTGTSVIATRK from the coding sequence ATGACAGCTCCAAAACCTGTAGCACTGATCATCATGGATGGCTTTGGTCTGCGTAACACGGTGGAAGGCAACGCGGTAGCGCAAGCCAAGAAACCGAACTACGACCGTTTCATGAGCCAATTCCCACATACAACACTCACTGCTTGCGGTGAAGCTGTAGGTTTGCCAGAAGGGCAAATGGGGAATTCCGAGGTAGGTCACCTGAACATTGGTGCCGGCCGGATCGTATACCAGGATTTGACCCGTATCTCCAAATCCATTCGTGACGGCGAGTTCTACGACAATGAAACACTTGTCAAAGCTGTTCGCGAAGCGAAACAAAGCGGCAAAAAGCTTCATCTTTACGGTTTGTTGTCCGATGGCGGCGTACATAGTCACATCGACCACCTGTTTGCTATGCTGGATCTGGCCAAAAAAGAAGAAATGAACGATGTATATATTCATGCCTTCATGGATGGCCGTGATGTTATGCCAGACAGTGGTAAAGACTTCATGCAGAAGCTGATCGCTAAGATTGAAGAAGTCGGAGTAGGTAAAATCGCAACGGTTCAAGGTCGCTATTACGCGATGGACCGTGACAAACGTTGGGAACGGGTTGAGAAATCATACCGCGCCATCGTTTATGGAGATGGACCAAAATACACCGACCCACTCAAAGCGGTTGAAGAATCTTATGAGAAGTCCGTATTTGATGAATTCGTTGAACCAACGGTTATCGTCAAAGCGGATGGTGAGCCGGTAGGTTTGGTAGAAAGCGGCGATTCCGTTATCTTCCTCAACTTCCGTCCTGACCGTGCGATCCAGTTGTCGCAAGTATTCACAAACCAGGATTTCCGCGGTTTCGATCGTGGTCCGAAGTTCCCTGTGGGCTTGCACTTTGTATGCTTGACCTTGTTCAGTGAGACGGTTGAAGGTTATGTGGCTTATTCGCCGAAGAACCTCGACAACACCCTGGGTGAAGTTCTGGTACAGAACAATAAAAAACAACTGCGCATTGCAGAAACTGAGAAATACCCGCACGTTACCTTCTTCTTCAGCGGCGGTCGTGATGTAGAGCTTCCGGGCGAAACTCGCGTACTGATCAACTCACCAAAAGTTGCAACGTATGATCTGCAACCAGAGATGAGCGCGTATGAAGTGGCTGACGCATGTGTTCGTGAGATCGAAGCAGACAAACATGACGCCATCATTCTGAACTTTGCTAACCCTGACATGGTTGGACACTCCGGCATGCTGGAGCCTACCATCAAAGCGGTTGAAGTAACAGATGAGTGTATGGGCCGTGTTGTGGATGCAGTACTTGCCAAAGGTGGCGTTGTACTGATCACTGCGGATCATGGTAACGCGGATATGGTGTTCGATGAGAAAGGACGTCCGTTCACAGCTCATACAACGAACCCGGTTCCATTCATCGTCACCGATGCCAATGTAACCCTGCGTGAAGGCGGAATCCTGGCGGATATCGCGCCTACGATCCTTGACCTGATGCAATTGCCTAAACCGGCTGAGATGACAGGTACATCCGTCATCGCTACCCGCAAATAA